One stretch of Streptomyces hygroscopicus DNA includes these proteins:
- a CDS encoding shikimate kinase, with protein sequence MSGQVGSGPVVVLVGPMGVGKTTVGQVLAQRLGTTFRDSDTDIVATAGKEISEIFIDEGEPHFRELERQAVRTAVAEHRGVLALGGGAVLDEGTRELLVGLPVVFLEMGVAEAVKRTGLDAPRPLLTVNPRQRWRELMEQRRPLYTEVARAVVSTEDRTPEDVAEAVLDVLELKNA encoded by the coding sequence GTGAGCGGGCAGGTCGGCTCGGGGCCCGTCGTTGTGCTGGTCGGGCCCATGGGTGTCGGGAAGACCACCGTCGGGCAGGTGCTCGCGCAGCGCCTCGGCACCACCTTCCGCGACAGCGACACCGACATCGTCGCGACGGCGGGCAAGGAGATCTCGGAGATCTTCATCGACGAGGGCGAGCCGCACTTCCGTGAGCTGGAGCGGCAGGCCGTGCGGACCGCCGTGGCCGAGCACCGGGGCGTGCTCGCGCTGGGCGGCGGCGCCGTCCTCGACGAGGGCACCCGTGAGCTGCTCGTCGGCCTCCCGGTCGTCTTCCTGGAGATGGGCGTCGCCGAGGCCGTCAAGCGCACCGGTCTTGACGCCCCGCGTCCGCTGCTCACGGTCAACCCGCGCCAGCGCTGGCGTGAGCTGATGGAGCAGCGTCGCCCGCTGTACACCGAGGTCGCCCGCGCCGTCGTGTCGACCGAGGACCGCACCCCCGAGGACGTCGCCGAGGCCGTCCTGGACGTACTGGAGCTGAAGAACGCATGA
- a CDS encoding chorismate synthase — protein MRAGVARTGSRRKTSRHAHEGAPLSRLRWLTAGESHGPALVATLEGLPAGVPITTDMVADALARRRLGYGRGARMKFERDEVTFLGGVRHGLTLGSPVAIMVGNTEWPKWEQVMAADPVDPEILEGLARNAPLTRPRPGHADLAGMQKYGFDEARPILERASARETAARVALGTVARSYLKETAGIEIVSHVVELAAAKAPYGVYPKPADVEKLDADPVRCLDADASKAMVAEIDQAHKDGDTLGGVVEVLAYGVPVGLGSHVHWDRRLDARLAGALMGIQAIKGVEVGDGFDLARVPGSKAHDEIVSTDEGIRRSSGRSGGTEGGLTTGELLRVRAAMKPIATVPKALATIDVTTGEPTKAHHQRSDVCAVPAAGIVAEAMVALVLADAVAEKFGGDSVTETRRNVQSFLENLAIR, from the coding sequence GTGCGGGCCGGAGTCGCGCGGACCGGGTCGCGCCGCAAGACGTCGAGGCACGCGCATGAGGGAGCACCGTTGAGCAGGTTGCGCTGGCTGACCGCGGGGGAGTCGCACGGCCCCGCACTCGTGGCGACGCTGGAGGGGCTGCCCGCCGGGGTGCCGATCACCACCGACATGGTGGCGGACGCCCTGGCCCGACGGCGGCTCGGCTATGGCCGCGGTGCCCGGATGAAGTTCGAGCGCGACGAGGTCACCTTCCTCGGCGGCGTACGGCACGGGCTGACCCTCGGCTCCCCGGTCGCGATCATGGTCGGCAACACGGAGTGGCCGAAGTGGGAGCAGGTCATGGCCGCCGACCCGGTGGACCCCGAGATCCTCGAGGGACTCGCCCGTAACGCCCCGCTGACCCGCCCCCGCCCCGGCCACGCGGACCTGGCCGGGATGCAGAAGTACGGTTTCGACGAGGCCCGGCCCATCCTGGAGCGCGCCAGCGCCCGCGAGACCGCCGCCCGGGTGGCACTGGGCACCGTCGCCCGCTCCTACCTCAAGGAGACGGCCGGGATCGAGATCGTCTCGCATGTCGTGGAGCTGGCCGCCGCGAAGGCGCCGTACGGCGTCTACCCCAAGCCCGCCGACGTCGAGAAGCTGGACGCCGACCCGGTGCGCTGCCTGGACGCCGACGCGAGCAAGGCGATGGTGGCCGAGATCGACCAGGCCCACAAGGACGGCGACACCCTCGGCGGTGTCGTCGAGGTGCTGGCGTACGGCGTGCCGGTGGGCCTCGGCTCCCATGTGCACTGGGACCGCCGGCTCGACGCACGGCTGGCCGGTGCGCTGATGGGCATCCAGGCCATCAAGGGCGTCGAGGTCGGCGACGGCTTCGACCTCGCGCGGGTGCCCGGCTCCAAGGCCCATGACGAGATCGTCTCCACGGACGAGGGCATCCGGCGCTCCTCGGGCCGCTCGGGTGGCACCGAGGGCGGGCTGACCACCGGCGAGCTGTTGCGCGTCCGGGCCGCGATGAAGCCGATCGCGACCGTGCCCAAGGCGCTGGCCACGATCGATGTGACCACCGGTGAGCCGACCAAGGCCCACCACCAGCGCTCCGACGTCTGCGCCGTCCCGGCGGCCGGGATCGTCGCCGAGGCGATGGTCGCGCTGGTCCTGGCGGACGCGGTCGCGGAGAAGTTCGGCGGCGACTCGGTCACCGAGACGCGGCGCAATGTGCAGAGCTTCCTCGAGAACCTGGCCATTCGGTGA
- a CDS encoding shikimate dehydrogenase, with translation MSENRRAAVLGSPIAHSLSPVLHRTAYRELGLSGWTYDRFEVDETALPDFFKHLGEDGGPAWAGLSLTMPLKRAVIPLLDEITDTAASVEAVNTVVFTDDGRRHGDNTDIPGMLAALRERGVGRVARAAVLGAGATASSALAALSRICDGEVTTYVRSEARAAEMRQWGERLGVAVRTADWGDAAEALGAPLVIATTPAGTTDALAASVPDRPGALFDVLYEPWPTPLAAAWSARGGSVVGGLDLLVHQAVLQVEQMTGRAPAPLAAMREALAAR, from the coding sequence ATGTCGGAAAACCGCAGGGCAGCGGTGCTCGGTTCGCCGATCGCCCACTCCCTGTCACCGGTGCTGCACCGCACGGCGTACCGGGAGCTGGGCCTGAGCGGCTGGACGTACGACCGCTTCGAGGTGGACGAGACCGCACTGCCGGACTTCTTCAAACACCTCGGCGAGGACGGGGGACCGGCCTGGGCCGGGCTGTCCCTGACCATGCCGCTCAAGCGCGCCGTCATCCCGCTGCTGGACGAGATCACCGACACCGCGGCATCGGTGGAGGCCGTCAACACGGTCGTCTTCACCGACGACGGCCGCAGGCACGGGGACAACACCGATATCCCGGGCATGCTGGCGGCGCTGCGGGAGCGCGGTGTCGGGCGCGTGGCGCGCGCCGCCGTGCTGGGCGCCGGCGCGACGGCCTCCTCGGCGCTGGCCGCGCTCTCCCGGATCTGCGACGGCGAGGTCACCACGTACGTCCGCAGCGAGGCCCGCGCCGCCGAGATGCGGCAATGGGGCGAGCGGCTGGGTGTCGCGGTGCGCACGGCGGACTGGGGCGACGCGGCCGAGGCGCTCGGCGCGCCCCTGGTGATCGCCACCACCCCCGCGGGCACCACCGACGCGCTCGCCGCGTCCGTACCGGACCGCCCCGGCGCGCTCTTCGACGTCCTCTACGAGCCCTGGCCGACCCCGCTCGCCGCCGCCTGGTCGGCGCGCGGCGGCTCGGTCGTCGGCGGCCTGGACCTCCTGGTCCACCAGGCGGTGCTGCAGGTCGAGCAGATGACGGGCCGCGCCCCCGCGCCCCTGGCCGCGATGCGCGAGGCGCTGGCGGCCCGCTGA
- a CDS encoding X-Pro dipeptidase, producing MSEVYAVRRARLHDQCTAAGSAAALVSRPANVRYLCGAVPPGAVLLLGPVQDVLVATEIPSAPPLSPSLSSGPTRSDEPRLLVMPGADGDPVVAAADLAAADGADSLAVEEHDLTVARHRALGAAAPRLRLADLDRAVEQLRLVKDDEEISCMRIAGELADQALGELLESILVGRTERHLALELERRLVDHGADGPAFPTVVAAGPNAGRPGHLPTDRRVEEGDFLTICLGADYRGYRCQVGRTFVIGPSPADWQVELYDAVFAAQRAGREALLPGRAYCDVDRVTRQVLTAAGYGDALEPCTGHGVGLEIDEDPRLTPSAMGKLDACVPVTVEPGVHLPGRGGVRIDDTLVVRPEADGGPELLTITTKELLAL from the coding sequence ATGTCCGAGGTGTACGCGGTCCGACGTGCCCGTCTGCACGATCAGTGCACCGCGGCCGGGAGCGCGGCGGCGCTGGTGTCCCGGCCCGCCAATGTGCGCTATCTGTGCGGCGCCGTGCCGCCCGGGGCCGTGCTGCTGCTCGGCCCCGTCCAGGATGTGCTGGTGGCCACCGAGATCCCGTCCGCTCCACCGCTTTCCCCGTCCCTCTCCTCGGGCCCGACGCGTTCGGACGAGCCCCGGCTGCTCGTCATGCCGGGCGCGGACGGCGATCCGGTGGTGGCCGCCGCCGATCTGGCCGCGGCGGACGGCGCCGACTCGCTGGCCGTCGAGGAGCACGATCTGACCGTCGCCCGCCATCGGGCGCTCGGCGCCGCCGCCCCCCGGCTCCGGCTGGCCGATCTGGACCGCGCCGTCGAGCAGTTGCGGCTCGTCAAGGACGACGAGGAGATCTCCTGTATGCGGATCGCCGGGGAGCTGGCCGATCAGGCGCTCGGTGAGCTGCTGGAGTCGATCCTGGTGGGCCGCACCGAGCGTCATCTAGCGCTGGAGCTGGAGCGCCGGCTGGTGGACCACGGCGCGGACGGCCCGGCCTTCCCCACCGTCGTCGCGGCGGGGCCCAACGCGGGGCGCCCCGGCCATCTGCCCACCGACCGCCGGGTCGAGGAGGGCGACTTCCTCACCATCTGCCTGGGCGCCGACTACCGCGGCTACCGCTGCCAGGTGGGGCGTACCTTCGTCATCGGACCCTCGCCCGCGGACTGGCAGGTCGAGCTGTACGATGCCGTCTTCGCCGCCCAGCGGGCCGGGCGGGAGGCGCTGTTGCCGGGCCGGGCCTACTGCGATGTGGACCGGGTGACCCGCCAGGTGCTGACCGCGGCGGGGTACGGAGACGCCCTCGAACCGTGCACCGGACACGGTGTGGGCCTGGAAATCGACGAGGACCCTCGGCTCACACCGTCCGCCATGGGTAAACTGGACGCTTGTGTGCCGGTCACCGTCGAGCCGGGGGTCCACCTCCCGGGCCGGGGCGGTGTCCGGATCGATGACACGCTCGTCGTCCGCCCCGAGGCGGACGGCGGACCCGAGCTACTCACCATCACGACCAAAGAGCTGCTCGCACTCTGA
- a CDS encoding alanyl-tRNA synthetase has protein sequence MESAEIRRRWLRFFEERGHTVVPSASLIADDPTLLLVPAGMVPFKPYFLGEVKPPFDRAVSVQKCVRTPDIEEVGKTTRHGTFFQMCGNFSFGDYFKEGAITYAWELLTSSQEEGGYGLDPERLWITVYEQDDEAERIWREVIGVPAERIQRLGMGPNYWSMGVPGPCGPCSEINYDRGPEFGEEGGPAVNDERYVEIWNLVFMQYERGAGEGKENFPILGELPSKNIDTGLGLERLAMILQGVRNMYETDTLRVVMDKATELTGVAYGAAHDSDVSLRVVADHMRTSVMLIGDGVTPGNEGRGYVLRRIMRRAIRNMRILGATEPVVGELVDVVLKTMGQQYPELLTDRKRIETVALAEESAFLKTLKAGTNILDTAVTDTKSAGGSVLAGDKAFLLHDTWGFPIDLTLEMAAEQGLSVDEAGFRRLMKEQRERAKADAKAKKTGHADLSAYREVADSSGLTEFTGYSHTEGESTIVGLLVDGVSSPAATEGDEVEVVLDRTPFYAEGGGQLADTGRIKLDTGAVVEVRDVQQPVPGVSVHKGVVQVGEVTVGAGAHARIDITRRRAIARAHSATHLTHQALRDALGPTAAQAGSENSPGRFRFDFGSPAAVPGGVLMDVEQKINEVLSRELDVSAEVMSMDEAKKQGAIAEFGEKYGDRVRVVTIGDFSKELCGGTHVHNTAQLGLVKLLGESSIGSGVRRVEALVGVDAYNFLAREHTVVSQLTDLVKGRPEELPEKISGMLSKLKEAEKEIERFRAEKVLQAAAGLAQGAKDVRGTALVAAKVPDGTSADDLRKLVLDVRGRIPGDRPAVVALFTVAGGRPLTVIATNEAARERGLKAGDLVRTAAKTLGGGGGGKPDVAQGGGQNPDAVGEAIEAVERLVADSDR, from the coding sequence ATGGAGTCGGCTGAAATCCGCCGCCGCTGGCTGCGCTTCTTCGAGGAGCGCGGGCACACCGTCGTGCCGTCGGCGTCGCTCATCGCGGACGACCCGACGCTGCTGCTGGTCCCCGCGGGCATGGTCCCCTTCAAGCCGTACTTCCTCGGCGAGGTCAAGCCGCCCTTCGACCGCGCCGTCAGCGTGCAGAAGTGCGTGCGCACCCCGGACATCGAAGAGGTCGGCAAGACCACCCGCCACGGCACCTTCTTCCAGATGTGCGGGAACTTCTCGTTCGGCGACTACTTCAAGGAAGGCGCCATCACGTACGCCTGGGAGTTGCTGACCAGCTCCCAGGAGGAGGGCGGCTACGGCCTCGACCCCGAGCGGCTGTGGATCACCGTCTACGAGCAGGACGACGAGGCCGAGCGCATCTGGCGCGAGGTGATCGGCGTCCCCGCCGAGCGCATCCAGCGCCTGGGCATGGGCCCGAACTACTGGTCCATGGGCGTTCCCGGCCCCTGCGGCCCCTGCTCCGAGATCAACTACGACCGTGGTCCGGAGTTCGGCGAGGAGGGCGGCCCGGCCGTCAACGACGAGCGCTACGTGGAGATCTGGAACCTGGTCTTCATGCAGTACGAGCGCGGTGCGGGCGAGGGCAAGGAGAACTTCCCCATCCTCGGCGAGCTGCCCAGCAAGAACATCGACACCGGCCTCGGCCTCGAGCGCCTCGCGATGATCCTGCAGGGCGTGCGGAACATGTACGAGACCGACACCCTGCGCGTCGTCATGGACAAGGCCACCGAGCTGACCGGGGTCGCCTACGGCGCCGCCCATGACTCCGATGTCTCGCTGCGCGTGGTCGCCGACCATATGCGCACCTCCGTCATGCTCATCGGCGACGGCGTCACCCCCGGCAACGAGGGCCGCGGCTATGTGCTGCGCCGCATCATGCGCCGCGCCATCCGCAACATGCGCATCCTCGGCGCCACCGAGCCGGTCGTCGGCGAGCTGGTCGACGTCGTCCTCAAGACGATGGGCCAGCAGTACCCGGAGCTGCTGACCGACCGCAAGCGCATCGAGACCGTCGCCCTCGCCGAGGAGTCGGCCTTCCTCAAGACGCTCAAGGCCGGCACCAACATCCTCGACACCGCCGTCACCGACACCAAGTCCGCCGGTGGCAGCGTGCTCGCCGGTGACAAGGCGTTCCTGCTCCACGACACCTGGGGCTTCCCGATCGACCTCACCCTCGAGATGGCCGCCGAACAGGGCCTCTCGGTGGACGAGGCGGGCTTCCGCCGGCTGATGAAGGAGCAGCGGGAGCGCGCCAAGGCCGACGCCAAGGCCAAGAAGACCGGCCATGCCGACCTGTCCGCCTACCGCGAGGTGGCCGACAGCTCCGGTCTGACCGAGTTCACCGGCTACAGCCACACCGAGGGCGAGTCCACGATCGTGGGCCTGCTGGTCGACGGGGTGTCCTCGCCCGCCGCCACCGAGGGCGACGAGGTCGAGGTCGTCCTGGACCGCACCCCGTTCTACGCCGAGGGCGGCGGCCAGCTCGCCGACACCGGCCGGATCAAGCTGGACACCGGCGCCGTGGTGGAGGTCCGGGACGTCCAGCAGCCGGTGCCCGGCGTCAGCGTGCACAAGGGCGTCGTCCAGGTCGGCGAGGTGACGGTCGGCGCCGGTGCCCACGCCCGGATCGACATCACGCGCCGCCGCGCCATCGCCCGCGCCCACAGCGCCACCCACCTCACCCACCAGGCGCTGCGCGACGCCCTGGGCCCGACCGCCGCCCAGGCCGGTTCGGAGAACTCGCCCGGCCGCTTCCGCTTCGACTTCGGCTCGCCGGCCGCCGTGCCCGGCGGGGTGCTCATGGACGTCGAGCAGAAGATCAACGAAGTGCTCTCGCGTGAACTCGACGTCTCCGCCGAGGTGATGAGCATGGACGAGGCCAAGAAGCAGGGCGCCATCGCCGAGTTCGGCGAGAAGTACGGCGACCGGGTGCGCGTGGTGACCATCGGCGACTTCTCCAAGGAGCTGTGCGGTGGCACGCATGTGCACAACACCGCCCAGCTGGGTCTGGTGAAGCTGCTCGGCGAATCCTCCATCGGCTCCGGTGTGCGCCGGGTCGAGGCTCTGGTGGGCGTGGACGCCTACAACTTCCTCGCCCGTGAGCACACGGTCGTCTCCCAGCTCACCGACCTGGTCAAGGGCCGCCCCGAGGAGCTCCCGGAGAAGATCTCCGGCATGCTGAGCAAGCTCAAGGAGGCCGAGAAGGAGATCGAGCGGTTCCGCGCCGAGAAGGTGCTGCAGGCCGCCGCCGGTCTCGCCCAGGGCGCCAAGGACGTCCGGGGCACGGCCCTGGTCGCCGCCAAGGTACCGGACGGCACCTCCGCCGACGATCTGCGCAAGCTGGTCCTGGACGTGCGCGGCCGCATCCCGGGCGACCGCCCCGCCGTCGTCGCCCTCTTCACGGTGGCGGGCGGCCGTCCGCTGACCGTGATCGCCACCAATGAGGCCGCCCGTGAGCGCGGTCTCAAGGCCGGTGACCTGGTCCGCACCGCCGCCAAGACGCTCGGCGGCGGAGGCGGCGGCAAGCCGGACGTGGCCCAGGGCGGCGGCCAGAACCCGGACGCCGTCGGCGAGGCCATCGAGGCCGTCGAGCGGCTTGTCGCGGACTCGGACCGGTAG
- a CDS encoding 3-dehydroquinate synthase, whose translation MTPPVAETPTRIQVGGTAGAAPYEVLIGRQLLGELPGLIGAAKRVAVLHPEALAETGEAIRQDLAEQGYDAVAIQLPNGEEAKTAEVAAYCWKALGQTGFTRTDVIVGVGGGATTDLAGFVAATWLRGVRWIAVPTTVLAMVDAAVGGKTGINTAEGKNLVGAFHPPAGVLCDLAALDSLPVNDYISGLAEIIKAGFIADPEILELIERDPAAARTPAGPHTAELIERSIRVKAEVVSSDLKESGLREILNYGHTLAHAIEKNERYNWRHGAAVSVGMVFAAELGRLAGRLDDATADRHRAVLESVGLPLTYRGDQWPKLLETMRVDKKSRGDLLRFIVLDGLAKPTVLEGPDPAVLLAAYAEVSG comes from the coding sequence ATGACACCCCCTGTGGCCGAGACCCCTACGCGCATCCAGGTCGGAGGCACCGCGGGCGCCGCGCCGTACGAGGTGCTGATCGGCCGGCAGCTCCTCGGCGAGCTCCCCGGGCTGATCGGCGCGGCCAAGCGCGTCGCCGTCCTGCACCCCGAGGCGCTGGCCGAGACCGGTGAGGCCATCCGCCAGGACCTCGCCGAGCAGGGGTACGACGCCGTCGCGATCCAGCTGCCCAACGGCGAGGAGGCGAAGACCGCCGAGGTCGCCGCGTACTGCTGGAAGGCGCTCGGGCAGACCGGCTTCACTCGCACCGATGTGATCGTCGGCGTCGGCGGCGGCGCGACCACCGACCTCGCCGGATTCGTCGCCGCGACCTGGCTGCGCGGCGTGCGCTGGATCGCCGTCCCCACGACCGTGCTCGCCATGGTCGACGCCGCCGTCGGCGGCAAGACCGGGATCAACACCGCCGAGGGCAAGAACCTCGTCGGCGCCTTCCACCCCCCGGCCGGGGTGCTGTGCGATCTGGCCGCGCTGGACTCGCTGCCGGTCAACGACTACATCAGCGGGCTCGCCGAGATCATCAAGGCGGGCTTCATCGCCGACCCGGAGATCCTGGAGCTGATCGAGCGGGACCCGGCCGCCGCCCGCACCCCCGCCGGTCCGCACACCGCCGAGCTCATCGAGCGCTCCATCCGGGTCAAGGCCGAGGTCGTCTCCAGCGACCTCAAGGAGTCCGGGCTGCGGGAGATCCTCAACTACGGGCATACGCTCGCCCACGCCATCGAGAAGAACGAGCGCTACAACTGGCGCCATGGCGCGGCCGTTTCCGTGGGCATGGTCTTCGCCGCCGAGCTGGGGCGGCTGGCGGGCCGGCTGGACGACGCCACGGCCGATCGCCACCGCGCCGTCCTGGAGTCCGTGGGTCTGCCGCTCACCTACCGTGGCGACCAGTGGCCCAAGCTGCTGGAGACCATGCGAGTCGACAAGAAGTCCCGGGGTGACCTGCTGCGTTTCATCGTCCTGGACGGTCTCGCCAAGCCCACCGTTCTGGAGGGCCCGGACCCGGCGGTGCTGCTCGCGGCGTACGCCGAGGTCTCCGGCTGA
- a CDS encoding membrane protein, producing the protein MTEYGRGPGSQPWHPEDPLYGDREWSGQPTAAGQDPYAQAPYAQEPYAQDPYAQEAYAQDPYGQGSYGQDAYAQDPYGHQQYPHGYQQDPQQHQQPQWDGQDAGYPHQGHPQEYPAQGVPYPPQSGSYGGMDPHDPYGSQSGSYPTQDPYQGQQQSPQAPSGPQGAHVPPQTQQMPTVSAEHQVPRQREAPEEPPRADGEEDHPFFTDGGGRGLDDAADDDDDDDEPGARGGKKGKGKKPKKRRSGVACLFVTVVLVGAVGGGGYYAYDFWQTRFGPAPDYSGDGTGQIEVEVPSGSGNAEIGSILADKGVVKSSGAFVEAVEDSGKFVQPGTYSLRKEMSGAAAVKLMLDPTSSNALIVTEGMRDAAIYAAIDKKVGVKAGTTADIAKKEAKNLGLPSWADDNSKIKDPLEGFLYPSRYSVGKGAKPADVLRKMVAEANRNYGSQDLEGKAKELGLKSPLQLISVASLVQAEGVTHDDFRKMAEVIYNRLKPANPETYGKLEFDSTYNYIKNQSKIDISINEIKQYNNPYNTYFYKGLPPGPIGNPGHDALRAAMNPTSDGWYYFISLDGKTSQFSKTYADHQKWVEKFNKQRTNNG; encoded by the coding sequence ATGACTGAGTACGGCCGGGGACCCGGCTCCCAACCGTGGCATCCAGAGGATCCGCTGTACGGGGACCGAGAGTGGAGCGGCCAGCCCACGGCGGCCGGTCAGGATCCCTATGCGCAGGCCCCCTACGCTCAGGAGCCGTACGCGCAGGACCCCTATGCGCAGGAGGCCTACGCCCAGGATCCGTACGGTCAGGGCTCCTACGGGCAGGACGCGTACGCCCAGGACCCCTACGGGCACCAGCAGTATCCGCACGGATATCAGCAGGATCCCCAGCAGCACCAGCAGCCCCAGTGGGACGGCCAGGACGCCGGCTACCCGCATCAGGGGCACCCGCAGGAGTACCCCGCCCAGGGTGTTCCCTACCCGCCCCAGAGCGGCTCGTACGGGGGTATGGACCCGCACGATCCCTACGGGAGCCAGAGCGGTTCCTACCCGACGCAGGACCCCTACCAGGGACAACAGCAGTCACCGCAGGCCCCCTCGGGACCTCAGGGCGCCCATGTGCCCCCGCAGACACAGCAGATGCCCACGGTGTCCGCGGAGCACCAGGTGCCGCGCCAGCGTGAGGCCCCCGAGGAGCCGCCCCGGGCGGACGGCGAGGAAGACCACCCGTTCTTCACGGACGGCGGCGGCCGGGGCCTGGACGACGCGGCGGACGATGACGATGACGACGACGAGCCCGGCGCGCGCGGCGGCAAGAAGGGCAAGGGCAAGAAGCCCAAGAAGCGCCGCAGCGGCGTGGCGTGCCTCTTCGTCACCGTCGTCCTGGTGGGCGCCGTCGGCGGAGGCGGCTACTACGCCTACGACTTCTGGCAGACCCGCTTCGGCCCCGCACCCGACTACTCGGGCGACGGCACCGGGCAGATCGAGGTGGAGGTTCCCTCCGGCTCCGGCAATGCCGAGATCGGCTCGATCCTCGCCGACAAGGGCGTGGTCAAGAGCAGTGGCGCCTTCGTCGAGGCCGTGGAGGACAGCGGCAAGTTCGTCCAGCCGGGCACCTACAGCCTGCGCAAGGAGATGTCCGGCGCGGCGGCGGTCAAGCTGATGCTCGACCCCACCAGCAGCAATGCCCTGATCGTCACCGAGGGCATGCGCGACGCCGCGATCTACGCGGCGATCGACAAGAAGGTCGGCGTCAAGGCGGGAACCACCGCGGACATCGCCAAGAAGGAGGCGAAGAACCTCGGGCTGCCCTCCTGGGCCGACGACAACAGCAAGATCAAGGATCCGCTGGAAGGGTTCCTGTACCCGTCCCGCTACAGCGTGGGCAAGGGCGCCAAGCCCGCGGACGTGCTGCGGAAGATGGTCGCCGAGGCCAACCGTAACTACGGCAGCCAGGATCTGGAGGGCAAGGCGAAGGAGCTGGGCCTCAAGTCCCCGCTCCAGCTGATCAGCGTGGCCAGCCTGGTCCAGGCGGAGGGCGTCACCCACGACGACTTCCGGAAGATGGCCGAGGTCATCTACAACCGGCTCAAGCCCGCTAATCCCGAGACCTACGGCAAGCTGGAATTCGACTCCACGTACAACTACATCAAAAACCAGAGCAAGATCGATATTTCGATCAATGAGATCAAGCAATACAACAACCCGTACAACACGTACTTCTACAAGGGACTGCCGCCCGGTCCGATCGGAAACCCGGGCCATGACGCGCTGAGGGCGGCGATGAACCCGACCAGCGACGGCTGGTATTACTTCATCTCGCTCGACGGCAAGACGAGCCAGTTCTCCAAGACCTACGCGGATCACCAGAAGTGGGTCGAGAAGTTCAATAAGCAGCGCACGAACAACGGCTGA
- a CDS encoding Holliday junction resolvase, which produces MRRGRRIAIDVGDARIGVASCDPDGILATPVETVPGRDIPAAHKRLAALVAEYEPLEVVVGLPRSLSGREGPAAAKVRTFARELARRVAPVPVRLVDERMTTVTASQGLRASGVTSKKGRSVVDQAAAVVILQSALETERVSGRAPGEAVEVVI; this is translated from the coding sequence GTGCGACGCGGCAGGCGGATCGCCATCGACGTCGGGGACGCCCGGATCGGGGTCGCCTCGTGCGACCCCGACGGGATCCTCGCCACCCCCGTGGAGACCGTGCCGGGACGCGACATCCCGGCCGCCCACAAGCGGCTCGCGGCGCTCGTCGCGGAGTACGAACCGCTCGAAGTGGTGGTCGGCCTGCCGCGCTCGCTCAGCGGGCGCGAGGGGCCGGCCGCGGCCAAAGTGCGCACCTTCGCGCGCGAGTTGGCGCGGCGGGTCGCCCCGGTGCCGGTACGGCTCGTCGACGAACGTATGACCACTGTCACAGCGTCCCAGGGGCTGCGCGCCTCCGGGGTGACGTCGAAGAAGGGCCGCTCGGTGGTTGACCAGGCAGCCGCCGTGGTGATCCTGCAGAGCGCGCTGGAGACCGAGCGGGTCTCGGGCAGGGCCCCCGGAGAAGCCGTCGAAGTGGTCATCTGA